A part of Saccopteryx bilineata isolate mSacBil1 chromosome 8, mSacBil1_pri_phased_curated, whole genome shotgun sequence genomic DNA contains:
- the ABCF3 gene encoding ATP-binding cassette sub-family F member 3: MATCAEILRSEFPEIDGQVFDYVTGVLHSGSADFESVDDLVEAVGELLQEVSGDSKDDASIRAVCQRMYNTLRLAEPQSQGSSQVLLDAPIQLSKITENYDCGTDLPGLLKREQSSTVNAKKLEKAEARLKAKQEKRSEKDTLKTSNPIVLEEASASQAGSRKESRLESSGKNKSYDVRIENFDVSFGDRVLLAGADVNLAWGRRYGLVGRNGLGKTTLLKMLATRSLRVPAHISLLHVEQEVAGDDTPALQSVLESDTVREDLLQRERQLSAQIAAGRAEGSEAAQLAEVYAKLEEIEADKAPARASVILAGLGFTPKMQQQPTREFSGGWRMRLALARALFARPDLLLLDEPTNMLDVRAILWLENYLQTWPSTILVVSHDRNFLNAIATDIIHLHSQRLDGYRGDFETFIKSKQERLLNQQREYEAQQQYRQHIQVFIDRFRYNANRASQVQSKLKMLEKLPELKPVEKELEVVMKFPDGFEKFSPPILQLDEVDFYYDPKHVIFSRLSVSADLESRICVVGENGAGKSTMLKLLMGDLTPVRGIRHAHRNLKIGYFSQHHVEQLDLNVSAVELLSRKFPGRPEEEYRHQLGRYGISGELAVRPVASLSGGQKSRVAFAQMTMPCPNFYILDEPTNHLDMETIEALGRALNNFRGGVILVSHDERFIRLVCQELWVCEGGGVTRVEGGFDQYRALLQEQFRREGFL, translated from the exons ATGGCGACTTGCGCCGAAATCCTGCGGAGCGAGTTTCCCGAAATTGACGGACAGGTCTTTGACTACGTGACGG GCGTCTTGCACAGCGGCAGCGCGGACTTCGAGTCTGTGGATGACCTGGTGGAAGCTGTGGGGGAACTGTTGCAAGAGGTGTCTGGGGACAGCAAGGATGACGCGAGCATCAGAGCCGTGTGTCAGCGCATGTACAACACTTTGCGCCT GGCTGAGCCACAGAGCCAGGGAAGCAGCCAGGTGCTGCTAGACGCCCCCATCCAGTTGTCAAAGATAACGGAGAACTACG ACTGTGGCACCGACCTTCCAGGACTGCTGAAGAGGGAACAGTCCTcg ACAGTGAATGCAAAGAAGCTAGAGAAGGCTGAGGCTCGACTAAAGGCAAAACAGGAGAAACGCTCAGAGAAGGATACACTCAAGACCAGCAACCCTAT agTCTTGGAAGAGGCAtcagccagccaggcaggcagcAGAAAGGAGAGTCGGTTGGAGTCATCTGGCAAGAACAAATCCTACGATGTGCGAATTGAGAACTTTGATGTGTCTTTTGGTGATAG GGTACTGCTGGCTGGTGCAGATGTGAACCTGGCATGGGGCCGTCGCTATGGGCTGGTGGGTCGCAATGGGCTGGGAAAGACGACACTGCTGAAGATGCTGGCCACCCGGAGCCTGCGGGTTCCAGCCCATATTTCCCTGCTGCACGTAGAGCAGGAGGTTGCTGGAGACGACACCCCTGCGCTGCAGAGTGTGTTGGAGAGCGACACTGTGCGAGAAGACCTCTTGCAGCGAGAGCGGCAGCTCAGTGCCCAGATTGCTGCTGGCAG GGCTGAAGGCTCAGAAGCGGCACAGCTAGCAGAAGTCTATGCCAAATTGGAGGAGATTGAGGCTGACAAGGCACCTGCCAG AGCATCAGTCATTCTTGCTGGACTTGGCTTTACCCCTAAAATGCAGCAGCAGCCCACCCG AGAGTTCTCAGGTGGCTGGAGGATGAGACTGGCCCTGGCCCGGGCCCTGTTTGCTAG GCCAGATCTTCTGCTGTTAGATG AACCCACAAACATGCTGGATGTAAGGGCCATCCTGTGGCTAGAGAACTACCTTCAG ACTTGGCCCTCCACAATTCTGGTTGTCTCCCACGACCGAAACTTCCTGAATGCCATAGCCACAGACATCATCCACCTGCACAGCCAGCGGCTAGATGGTTACCGGGGAGATTTTGAGACCTTTATCAAGAGCAAGCAGGAGCGGCTACTCAATCAGCAGCGTGAATATGAGGCACAGCAGCAGTATCGCCAGCATATCCAG GTTTTCATTGACCGGTTTCGCTACAATGCCAACAGAGCCTCTCAAGTACAGAGTAAACTCAAGATGCTGGAGAAACT GCCAGAGCTGAAACCCGTGGAAAAGGAGTTGGAAGTAGTGATGAA GTTTCCTGATGGCTTTGAGAAGTTCTCCCCACCAATTCTGCAACTAGATGAGGTGGATTTCTACTATGATCCTAAACACGTCATCTTCAGCCGTCTCTCCGTCTCTGCTGATCTTGAGTCTCGCATATGTGTG GTTGGGGAGAATGGGGCTGGGAAGTCGACCATGCTGAAGCTGCTTATGGGGGACCTAACACCTGTTCGGGGCATCAGACATGCTCACAG GAATCTGAAGATCGGCTATTTCAGCCAGCACCACGTGGAACAGCTGGACCTGAATGTCAGTGCTGTGGAACTGCTGTCACGCAAGTTTCCTG GGCGGCCTGAGGAGGAGTATCGCCACCAATTGGGCCGATACGGCATCTCTGGAGAGCTGGCTGTGCGCCCTGTGGCCAGTTTGTCTGGGGGCCAGAAGAGCCGGGTAGCCTTTGCTCAGATGACCATGCCCTG CCCCAACTTCTACATTCTGGATGAACCCACAAACCACCTGGATATGGAAACGATTGAGGCGCTGGGCCGTGCTCTCAACAATTTTAGG GGTGGCGTGATTCTGGTGTCTCACGATGAGCGCTTCATCAGGCTGGTGTGCCAAGAGTTGTGGGTGTGCGAAGGAGGCGGCGTCACCCGGGTCGAGGGGGGATTTGACCAGTACCGTGCCCTTCTCCAGGAACAGTTCCGCCGTGAGGGCTTCCTCTAG
- the LOC136311701 gene encoding oocyte-secreted protein 2-like, translating to MALEVLVLLAVLMWPRAENIHVKISCSMDWMMLEVTPQTYSSRRYMFADELRLRSGCPVTRIQTYAYDFIYPVYDCGIRTQVVSEHTLIFRSELYYNPRDRHHHRHTVPLECSAIRKSVWLTPVSTDEIQLDPSPFIADFAATPEELGLSSD from the coding sequence ATGGCTTTAGAGGTCTTGGTTCTCCTGGCGGTGTTGATGTGGCCCCGTGCCGAGAACATACATGTGAAAATCAGTTGTTCTATGGACTGGATGATGCTCGAAGTTACCCCACAAACATATAGCAGCCGTCGCTATATGTTCGCTGATGAACTACGCCTGAGATCAGGCTGTCCTGTGACTCGGATACAAACATAtgcatatgattttatatatcctGTTTATGATTGTGGTATCAGGACACAGGTTGTCTCCGAGCACACTCTCATTTTTCGAAGCGAGTTGTACTATAACCCGAGGGATAGACATCACCACCGCCATACAGTCCCTCTGGAGTGCTCTGCCATTAGGAAATCAGTGTGGCTCACACCAGTTTCTACAGATGAAATACAGTTGGATCCCAGTCCCTTTATTGCTGATTTTGCGGCCACGCCAGAAGAGTTAGGATTAAGTTCTGATTAA
- the AP2M1 gene encoding AP-2 complex subunit mu isoform X2 — MIGGLFIYNHKGEVLISRVYRDDIGRNAVDAFRVNVIHARQQVRSPVTNIARTSFFHVKRSNIWLAAVTKQNVNAAMVFEFLYKMCDVMAAYFGKISEENIKNNFVLIYELLDEILDFGYPQNSETGALKTFITQQGIKSQTKEEQSQITSQVTGQIGWRREGIKYRRNELFLDVLESVNLLMSPQGQVLSAHVSGRVVMKSYLSGMPECKFGMNDKIVIEKQGKGTADETSKSGKQSIAIDDCTFHQCVRLSKFDSERSISFIPPDGEFELMRYRTTKDIILPFRVIPLVREVGRTKLEVKVVIKSNFKPSLLAQKIEVRIPTPLNTSGVQVICMKGKAKYKASENAIVWKIKRMAGMKESQISAEIELLPTNDKKKWARPPISMNFEVPFAPSGLKVRYLKVFEPKLNYSDHDVIKWVRYIGRSGIYETRC; from the exons GAGGAATGCAGTGGACGCCTTTCGGGTCAATGTCATCCATGCCCGGCAGCAGGTGCGCAGCCCTGTCACCAACATTGCTCGCACCAGTTTCTTCCATGTTAAGCGGTCCAACATCTGGCTGGCAGCTGTCACCAAGCAGAATGTCAATGCTGCCATGGTCTTCGAATTCCTCTATAAGATGTGTGACGTAATGGCTGCCTACTTTGGCAAGATCAGCGAGGAGAACATCAAGAACAATTTTGTGCTCATATATGAGCTGCTGGATG AGATCCTGGACTTTGGCTATCCACAGAACTCGGAGACAGGTGCACTGAAAACCTTCATTACACAGCAGGGCATCAAGAGCCAG ACAAAAGAAGAGCAATCCCAGATCACCAGCCAGGTGACTGGGCAGATTGGTTGGCGGCGGGAGGGCATCAAGTATCGCCGGAATGAGCTCTTCCTGGATGTGTTGGAGAGTGTGAACCTTCTTATGTCCCCACAGG GGCAGGTGCTAAGTGCTCATGTGTCGGGCCGGGTAGTGATGAAGAGCTACCTGAGTGGCATGCCTGAGTGCAAGTTTGGGATGAATGACAAGATTGTCATTGAGAAGCAGGGCAAAGGCACAGCTGATGAAACAAGCAAGAG TGGGAAGCAATCAATTGCCATTGATGACTGCACCTTCCACCAGTGTGTGCGACTCAGCAAGTTTGACTCTGAACGCAGCATCAGCTTCATCCCACCAGATGGAGAGTTTGAACTCATGAG GTATCGTACCACCAAGGACATCATCCTTCCCTTCCGGGTGATCCCACTAGTGCGGGAAGTGGGGCGCACCAAACTTGAGGTCAAGGTGGTCATCAAGTCCAACTTCAAGCCCTCACTACTGGCTCAGAAGATTGAG GTGAGGATCCCAACCCCACTGAACACAAGCGGGGTGCAGGTGATCTGCATGAAGGGGAAGGCCAAGTACAAGGCCAGTGAGAACGCCATCGTTTGGAA GATCAAGCGCATGGCAGGCATGAAGGAATCACAAATCAGCGCAGAGATTGAGCTGCTGCCCACCAACGACAAGAAGAAGTGGGCTCGACCTCCCATTTCCATGAACTTTGAG GTGCCATTCGCGCCCTCTGGCCTCAAGGTGCGCTACTTGAAGGTGTTTGAACCGAAGCTGAACTACAGCGACCACGATGTCATCAAATGGGTGCGCTACATTGGCCGCAGTGGCATTTATGAGACCCGCTGCTAG
- the AP2M1 gene encoding AP-2 complex subunit mu isoform X1 — MIGGLFIYNHKGEVLISRVYRDDIGRNAVDAFRVNVIHARQQVRSPVTNIARTSFFHVKRSNIWLAAVTKQNVNAAMVFEFLYKMCDVMAAYFGKISEENIKNNFVLIYELLDEILDFGYPQNSETGALKTFITQQGIKSQDPGLIAFSSFFSACLFPSVLPCCFLWAPHWPSGLQHQTKEEQSQITSQVTGQIGWRREGIKYRRNELFLDVLESVNLLMSPQGQVLSAHVSGRVVMKSYLSGMPECKFGMNDKIVIEKQGKGTADETSKSGKQSIAIDDCTFHQCVRLSKFDSERSISFIPPDGEFELMRYRTTKDIILPFRVIPLVREVGRTKLEVKVVIKSNFKPSLLAQKIEVRIPTPLNTSGVQVICMKGKAKYKASENAIVWKIKRMAGMKESQISAEIELLPTNDKKKWARPPISMNFEVPFAPSGLKVRYLKVFEPKLNYSDHDVIKWVRYIGRSGIYETRC; from the exons GAGGAATGCAGTGGACGCCTTTCGGGTCAATGTCATCCATGCCCGGCAGCAGGTGCGCAGCCCTGTCACCAACATTGCTCGCACCAGTTTCTTCCATGTTAAGCGGTCCAACATCTGGCTGGCAGCTGTCACCAAGCAGAATGTCAATGCTGCCATGGTCTTCGAATTCCTCTATAAGATGTGTGACGTAATGGCTGCCTACTTTGGCAAGATCAGCGAGGAGAACATCAAGAACAATTTTGTGCTCATATATGAGCTGCTGGATG AGATCCTGGACTTTGGCTATCCACAGAACTCGGAGACAGGTGCACTGAAAACCTTCATTACACAGCAGGGCATCAAGAGCCAG GATCCAGGCCTCAtagccttctcttccttcttttctgcctGCCTCTTCCCGTCTGTGCTTCCCTGCTGCTTCCTGTGGGCTCCACATTGGCCCTCTGGCCTCCAGCATCAG ACAAAAGAAGAGCAATCCCAGATCACCAGCCAGGTGACTGGGCAGATTGGTTGGCGGCGGGAGGGCATCAAGTATCGCCGGAATGAGCTCTTCCTGGATGTGTTGGAGAGTGTGAACCTTCTTATGTCCCCACAGG GGCAGGTGCTAAGTGCTCATGTGTCGGGCCGGGTAGTGATGAAGAGCTACCTGAGTGGCATGCCTGAGTGCAAGTTTGGGATGAATGACAAGATTGTCATTGAGAAGCAGGGCAAAGGCACAGCTGATGAAACAAGCAAGAG TGGGAAGCAATCAATTGCCATTGATGACTGCACCTTCCACCAGTGTGTGCGACTCAGCAAGTTTGACTCTGAACGCAGCATCAGCTTCATCCCACCAGATGGAGAGTTTGAACTCATGAG GTATCGTACCACCAAGGACATCATCCTTCCCTTCCGGGTGATCCCACTAGTGCGGGAAGTGGGGCGCACCAAACTTGAGGTCAAGGTGGTCATCAAGTCCAACTTCAAGCCCTCACTACTGGCTCAGAAGATTGAG GTGAGGATCCCAACCCCACTGAACACAAGCGGGGTGCAGGTGATCTGCATGAAGGGGAAGGCCAAGTACAAGGCCAGTGAGAACGCCATCGTTTGGAA GATCAAGCGCATGGCAGGCATGAAGGAATCACAAATCAGCGCAGAGATTGAGCTGCTGCCCACCAACGACAAGAAGAAGTGGGCTCGACCTCCCATTTCCATGAACTTTGAG GTGCCATTCGCGCCCTCTGGCCTCAAGGTGCGCTACTTGAAGGTGTTTGAACCGAAGCTGAACTACAGCGACCACGATGTCATCAAATGGGTGCGCTACATTGGCCGCAGTGGCATTTATGAGACCCGCTGCTAG